The Nitrospira sp. KM1 genome includes a window with the following:
- a CDS encoding c-type cytochrome: protein MRNSLSRKAGVISASAFGAILLSGSVGNSVFADGLPEGFKKGDLAPEPAAEMIEAGKRVYFTKCVWCHGVDGAGDGPGADRLWPRPRNFNQGTFKIRHTASGELPLFDAKKPTAGQNDLFETVTHGLPGSAMPSWEGILTDEQRLQVLAFVTTQLVKDRKFTDKQSETQTVLQLGDLKPKASNEESKKRGSELIVEKKCIECHGTEGRGDGNAFNLKDDWGFSIQPANWHKCWNFRGSRQDPYNVKNIFRTFSTGVNGTPMPSFADNTTVDERWDIANFVNSLCERDPEGNPLPIDPLTDKPKINFVVPSDPVEGEIPADIENEAWQKAPKRYVAMGGQITHKPRNFVNRIDDIWVRSLYNDKSVVYLLEWDDRTKSVAEGKLPWAPTAVNIDVKEQAPKTGEEGSIASNQNNYAVYNDAIAIETPVKWKDLPAPIKPRYLFGTNDQFPVDIVKWEADGSIRAFKGTGWDKDFEERDTYEENLKVLKSEWKNGRWYVMIQRPLGNKKDQDYDEDTFFEVGQYIPTVFFAWDGHNGDAGRKMAVSAFYYTFLNPPIPRETYIYPVVIAFGVVLLEGWVMTRRANKKKGKTL, encoded by the coding sequence ATGAGAAACAGTTTAAGTCGGAAGGCAGGAGTGATTTCCGCAAGCGCCTTCGGAGCCATCCTGCTCTCGGGTAGCGTGGGGAACTCCGTTTTTGCGGATGGTCTCCCTGAGGGATTCAAGAAGGGAGATCTGGCACCTGAGCCTGCAGCGGAGATGATTGAGGCGGGAAAGCGCGTGTATTTTACGAAATGTGTCTGGTGTCATGGAGTCGATGGCGCCGGAGATGGCCCTGGTGCCGATCGTCTTTGGCCACGGCCCCGCAACTTCAACCAGGGAACATTCAAGATCCGGCATACGGCCAGCGGTGAACTGCCGCTCTTCGATGCGAAAAAACCTACTGCAGGGCAGAACGATCTCTTTGAGACCGTTACACATGGTTTGCCGGGATCAGCCATGCCGTCCTGGGAAGGCATTTTGACGGACGAACAGCGGCTTCAAGTATTGGCATTTGTGACGACACAACTCGTGAAGGACAGAAAGTTTACGGATAAACAGTCAGAAACACAGACTGTCCTCCAGCTTGGCGATCTCAAGCCGAAAGCGTCCAACGAGGAAAGCAAGAAGCGCGGTTCAGAGTTAATTGTCGAAAAGAAATGTATCGAGTGTCATGGAACTGAAGGTCGGGGCGATGGAAATGCTTTCAACCTGAAGGATGACTGGGGTTTTTCCATTCAGCCGGCCAATTGGCATAAGTGCTGGAATTTCAGAGGAAGCCGACAAGATCCGTACAACGTCAAGAATATCTTTCGTACATTTTCGACTGGGGTAAACGGAACCCCGATGCCGTCGTTTGCCGACAATACTACGGTCGACGAGCGGTGGGACATTGCCAACTTTGTCAATTCGCTGTGTGAGCGTGATCCTGAGGGCAATCCGCTTCCTATCGATCCGTTGACGGACAAGCCGAAGATTAACTTTGTGGTGCCGTCTGATCCCGTAGAAGGTGAGATCCCTGCCGATATCGAAAACGAAGCTTGGCAGAAGGCCCCGAAACGCTATGTGGCGATGGGAGGTCAAATCACCCATAAGCCGCGCAACTTTGTCAACCGGATCGATGATATTTGGGTCAGGTCTCTCTACAACGACAAATCTGTCGTTTACCTTCTTGAGTGGGACGATCGAACCAAGAGCGTGGCAGAGGGCAAATTGCCTTGGGCCCCGACTGCGGTCAATATCGATGTCAAAGAGCAGGCTCCGAAAACCGGTGAAGAGGGTTCGATTGCATCGAACCAGAACAATTACGCCGTGTACAACGACGCAATTGCCATAGAAACACCGGTGAAGTGGAAGGATCTCCCTGCTCCGATTAAGCCCAGATATCTCTTTGGGACTAACGATCAGTTTCCCGTTGATATCGTGAAATGGGAAGCTGACGGATCCATTCGCGCGTTCAAGGGAACTGGTTGGGACAAGGACTTTGAGGAGCGAGATACCTATGAAGAGAATCTCAAGGTCCTGAAGTCTGAATGGAAGAATGGCCGCTGGTATGTGATGATCCAACGTCCGTTAGGGAATAAGAAGGATCAAGACTACGACGAGGATACCTTCTTCGAGGTCGGCCAATATATTCCGACCGTGTTTTTTGCCTGGGATGGACATAACGGGGATGCCGGCCGCAAGATGGCGGTGTCGGCTTTCTATTACACGTTCCTGAACCCGCCGATTCCCAGAGAAACCTATATCTATCCAGTGGTGATCGCGTTCGGTGTCGTGTTGCTGGAAGGGTGGGTGATGACGCGCCGTGCGAACAAGAAGAAGGGGAAAACTCTTTAG